One segment of Falco rusticolus isolate bFalRus1 chromosome 3, bFalRus1.pri, whole genome shotgun sequence DNA contains the following:
- the FGR gene encoding tyrosine-protein kinase Fgr isoform X1 — MGCVHCKEKGSGKGQVGGEVGTPPPLTSQYDPDPTQPSAIFTRIPDFNNFHGTAVPSAPSFTGPGLCTSNTLQMRSGGITGGGVTLFIALYDYEARTEDDLTFQKGEKFHIINNTEGDWWEARSLSTGTTGYIPSNYVAPVDSIQAEEWYFGKIGRKDAERQLLCHGNCRGTFLIRESETTKGAYSLSIRDWDEAKGDHVKHYKIRKLDNGGYYITTRAQFDTVQQLVQHYIERAAGLCCRLAVPCHKGTPRLADLSVKTKDVWEIPRESLQLLKKLGNGQFGEVWMGTWNGTTKVAVKTLKPGTMSPEAFLEEAQIMKRLRHDKLVQLYAVVSEEPIYIVTEFMSQGSLLDFLKDGDGRYLKLPQLVDMAAQIAAGMAYIERMNYIHRDLRAANILVGDNLVCKIADFGLARLIEDNEYTARQGAKFPIKWTAPEAALFGKFTIKSDVWSFGILLTELVTKGRVPYPGMNNREVLEQVERGYRMQCPSNCPPSLHEVMVQCWKREPEERPTFEYLQSFLEDYFTATEPQYQPGDNQ, encoded by the exons ATGGGCTGTGTGCACTGCAAAGAGAAGGGATCTGGCAAAGGGCAGGTGGGGGGCGAGGTGGGCACCCCCCCACCTCTCACCTCCCAGTACGACCCCGACCCCACGCAGCCGAGCGCCATCTTCACCCGCATTCCTGACTTCAACAACTTCCACGGCACGGCAGTGCCCTCGGCTCCATCCTTCACGGGGCCAGGGCTCTGCACCTCCAACACGCTGCAAATGCGGAGCGGGGGCATCACAG GTGGGGGTGTGACGCTCTTCATCGCCCTGTACGACTATGAGGCCAGGACAGAGGACGACCTGACCTTCCAGAAAGGGGAGAAATTCCACATCATCAACAACAC GGAGGGTGACTGGTGGGAGGCCAGGTCGCTGAGCACAGGCACCACGGGCTACATCCCCAGCAACTACGTGGCCCCTGTGGACTCTATCCAGGCAGAAGA GTGGTACTTTGGGAAGATCGGGCGCAAGGATGCGGAGCGGCAGCTCCTGTGCCATGGCAACTGCAGGGGCACCTTCCTCATCCGGGAGAGTGAGACAACGAAAG GAGCCTACTCCCTCTCCATCCGGGACTGGGACGAGGCCAAGGGAGACCACGTGAAGCACTATAAGATTCGGAAACTGGACAATGGGGGCTACTACATCACCACCCGTGCCCAGTTTGACACCGTCCAGCAGCTGGTCCAGCACTATATAG AGCGGGcggctgggctgtgctgccgCCTGGCCGTGCCGTGCCACAAGGGAACCCCCAGGCTGGCCGACCTCTCGGTCAAAACCAAAGACGTGTGGGAGATCCCCCGCGAGTCGCTCCAGCTCCTCAAGAAGCTGGGCAACGGGCAGTTCGGGGAAGTGTGGATGG GCACATGGAATGGCACCACGAAGGTGGCGGTGAAGACGCTGAAGCCGGGCACCATGTCACCCGAGGCTTTCCTGGAGGAGGCTCAGATCATGAAGCGGCTGCGGCACGACAAGCTGGTGCAGCTCTACGCCGTCGTGTCGGAGGAGCCCATCTACATCGTCACCGAGTTCATGAGCCAGG GCAGCTTGCTGGATTTCCTAAAGGATGGGGACGGCCGCTACCTGAAGCTGCCCCAGCTGGTGGACATGGCTGCCCAG ATCGCGGCGGGCATGGCCTACATTGAGCGGATGAACTACATCCACCGGGACCTCCGCGCTGCCAACATCCTGGTGGGAGACAACCTGGTGTGCAAGATTGCTGACTTCGGCCTCGCTCGCCTCATCGAGGACAACGAGTACACAGCGCGCCAGG GTGCCAAGTTCCCCATCAAGTGGACGGCCCCCGAGGCCGCGCTTTTTGGGAAATTCACCATCAAGTCAGACGTCTGGTCCTTCGGCATCCTCCTGACTGAGCTGGTGACCAAAGGCCGGGTGCCCTACCCAG GGATGAACAACcgggaggtgctggagcaggtggagcGGGGGTACCGCATGCAGTGCCCGAGCAACTGCCCACCCTCCCTGCACGAGGTGATGGTGCAGTGCTGGAAGCGGGAGCCCGAGGAGCGCCCCACCTTCGAGTACCTCCAGTCCTTCCTCGAGGACTACTTCACTGCCACCGAGCCCCAGTACCAGCCGGGGGACAACcagtga
- the FGR gene encoding tyrosine-protein kinase Fgr isoform X2, with protein sequence MGCVHCKEKGSGKGQVGGEVGTPPPLTSQYDPDPTQPSAIFTRIPDFNNFHGTAVPSAPSFTGPGLCTSNTLQMRSGGITGGGVTLFIALYDYEARTEDDLTFQKGEKFHIINNTEGDWWEARSLSTGTTGYIPSNYVAPVDSIQAEEWYFGKIGRKDAERQLLCHGNCRGTFLIRESETTKGAYSLSIRDWDEAKGDHVKHYKIRKLDNGGYYITTRAQFDTVQQLVQHYIEYNDGLCHLLTRACPAMKPQTLGLAKDAWEIVRESISLDKKLGMGCFGDVWMGTWNGTTKVAVKTLKPGTMSPEAFLEEAQIMKRLRHDKLVQLYAVVSEEPIYIVTEFMSQGSLLDFLKDGDGRYLKLPQLVDMAAQIAAGMAYIERMNYIHRDLRAANILVGDNLVCKIADFGLARLIEDNEYTARQGAKFPIKWTAPEAALFGKFTIKSDVWSFGILLTELVTKGRVPYPGMNNREVLEQVERGYRMQCPSNCPPSLHEVMVQCWKREPEERPTFEYLQSFLEDYFTATEPQYQPGDNQ encoded by the exons ATGGGCTGTGTGCACTGCAAAGAGAAGGGATCTGGCAAAGGGCAGGTGGGGGGCGAGGTGGGCACCCCCCCACCTCTCACCTCCCAGTACGACCCCGACCCCACGCAGCCGAGCGCCATCTTCACCCGCATTCCTGACTTCAACAACTTCCACGGCACGGCAGTGCCCTCGGCTCCATCCTTCACGGGGCCAGGGCTCTGCACCTCCAACACGCTGCAAATGCGGAGCGGGGGCATCACAG GTGGGGGTGTGACGCTCTTCATCGCCCTGTACGACTATGAGGCCAGGACAGAGGACGACCTGACCTTCCAGAAAGGGGAGAAATTCCACATCATCAACAACAC GGAGGGTGACTGGTGGGAGGCCAGGTCGCTGAGCACAGGCACCACGGGCTACATCCCCAGCAACTACGTGGCCCCTGTGGACTCTATCCAGGCAGAAGA GTGGTACTTTGGGAAGATCGGGCGCAAGGATGCGGAGCGGCAGCTCCTGTGCCATGGCAACTGCAGGGGCACCTTCCTCATCCGGGAGAGTGAGACAACGAAAG GAGCCTACTCCCTCTCCATCCGGGACTGGGACGAGGCCAAGGGAGACCACGTGAAGCACTATAAGATTCGGAAACTGGACAATGGGGGCTACTACATCACCACCCGTGCCCAGTTTGACACCGTCCAGCAGCTGGTCCAGCACTATATAG aaTATAACGACGGGTTGTGCCATCTGCTAACCCGCGCGTGCCCCGCTATGAAGCCCCAGACCCTGGGATTAGCTAAGGACGCCTGGGAGATAGTGCGGGAATCCATCAGCCTCGACAAGAAACTCGGCATGGGATGTTTCGGAGACGTGTGGATGG GCACATGGAATGGCACCACGAAGGTGGCGGTGAAGACGCTGAAGCCGGGCACCATGTCACCCGAGGCTTTCCTGGAGGAGGCTCAGATCATGAAGCGGCTGCGGCACGACAAGCTGGTGCAGCTCTACGCCGTCGTGTCGGAGGAGCCCATCTACATCGTCACCGAGTTCATGAGCCAGG GCAGCTTGCTGGATTTCCTAAAGGATGGGGACGGCCGCTACCTGAAGCTGCCCCAGCTGGTGGACATGGCTGCCCAG ATCGCGGCGGGCATGGCCTACATTGAGCGGATGAACTACATCCACCGGGACCTCCGCGCTGCCAACATCCTGGTGGGAGACAACCTGGTGTGCAAGATTGCTGACTTCGGCCTCGCTCGCCTCATCGAGGACAACGAGTACACAGCGCGCCAGG GTGCCAAGTTCCCCATCAAGTGGACGGCCCCCGAGGCCGCGCTTTTTGGGAAATTCACCATCAAGTCAGACGTCTGGTCCTTCGGCATCCTCCTGACTGAGCTGGTGACCAAAGGCCGGGTGCCCTACCCAG GGATGAACAACcgggaggtgctggagcaggtggagcGGGGGTACCGCATGCAGTGCCCGAGCAACTGCCCACCCTCCCTGCACGAGGTGATGGTGCAGTGCTGGAAGCGGGAGCCCGAGGAGCGCCCCACCTTCGAGTACCTCCAGTCCTTCCTCGAGGACTACTTCACTGCCACCGAGCCCCAGTACCAGCCGGGGGACAACcagtga
- the FGR gene encoding tyrosine-protein kinase Fgr isoform X3, with protein MGCVHCKEKGSGKGQVGGEVGTPPPLTSQYDPDPTQPSAIFTRIPDFNNFHGTAVPSAPSFTGPGLCTSNTLQMRSGGITGGGVTLFIALYDYEARTEDDLTFQKGEKFHIINNTEGDWWEARSLSTGTTGYIPSNYVAPVDSIQAEEWYFGKIGRKDAERQLLCHGNCRGTFLIRESETTKGAYSLSIRDWDEAKGDHVKHYKIRKLDNGGYYITTRAQFDTVQQLVQHYIGTWNGTTKVAVKTLKPGTMSPEAFLEEAQIMKRLRHDKLVQLYAVVSEEPIYIVTEFMSQGSLLDFLKDGDGRYLKLPQLVDMAAQIAAGMAYIERMNYIHRDLRAANILVGDNLVCKIADFGLARLIEDNEYTARQGAKFPIKWTAPEAALFGKFTIKSDVWSFGILLTELVTKGRVPYPGMNNREVLEQVERGYRMQCPSNCPPSLHEVMVQCWKREPEERPTFEYLQSFLEDYFTATEPQYQPGDNQ; from the exons ATGGGCTGTGTGCACTGCAAAGAGAAGGGATCTGGCAAAGGGCAGGTGGGGGGCGAGGTGGGCACCCCCCCACCTCTCACCTCCCAGTACGACCCCGACCCCACGCAGCCGAGCGCCATCTTCACCCGCATTCCTGACTTCAACAACTTCCACGGCACGGCAGTGCCCTCGGCTCCATCCTTCACGGGGCCAGGGCTCTGCACCTCCAACACGCTGCAAATGCGGAGCGGGGGCATCACAG GTGGGGGTGTGACGCTCTTCATCGCCCTGTACGACTATGAGGCCAGGACAGAGGACGACCTGACCTTCCAGAAAGGGGAGAAATTCCACATCATCAACAACAC GGAGGGTGACTGGTGGGAGGCCAGGTCGCTGAGCACAGGCACCACGGGCTACATCCCCAGCAACTACGTGGCCCCTGTGGACTCTATCCAGGCAGAAGA GTGGTACTTTGGGAAGATCGGGCGCAAGGATGCGGAGCGGCAGCTCCTGTGCCATGGCAACTGCAGGGGCACCTTCCTCATCCGGGAGAGTGAGACAACGAAAG GAGCCTACTCCCTCTCCATCCGGGACTGGGACGAGGCCAAGGGAGACCACGTGAAGCACTATAAGATTCGGAAACTGGACAATGGGGGCTACTACATCACCACCCGTGCCCAGTTTGACACCGTCCAGCAGCTGGTCCAGCACTATATAG GCACATGGAATGGCACCACGAAGGTGGCGGTGAAGACGCTGAAGCCGGGCACCATGTCACCCGAGGCTTTCCTGGAGGAGGCTCAGATCATGAAGCGGCTGCGGCACGACAAGCTGGTGCAGCTCTACGCCGTCGTGTCGGAGGAGCCCATCTACATCGTCACCGAGTTCATGAGCCAGG GCAGCTTGCTGGATTTCCTAAAGGATGGGGACGGCCGCTACCTGAAGCTGCCCCAGCTGGTGGACATGGCTGCCCAG ATCGCGGCGGGCATGGCCTACATTGAGCGGATGAACTACATCCACCGGGACCTCCGCGCTGCCAACATCCTGGTGGGAGACAACCTGGTGTGCAAGATTGCTGACTTCGGCCTCGCTCGCCTCATCGAGGACAACGAGTACACAGCGCGCCAGG GTGCCAAGTTCCCCATCAAGTGGACGGCCCCCGAGGCCGCGCTTTTTGGGAAATTCACCATCAAGTCAGACGTCTGGTCCTTCGGCATCCTCCTGACTGAGCTGGTGACCAAAGGCCGGGTGCCCTACCCAG GGATGAACAACcgggaggtgctggagcaggtggagcGGGGGTACCGCATGCAGTGCCCGAGCAACTGCCCACCCTCCCTGCACGAGGTGATGGTGCAGTGCTGGAAGCGGGAGCCCGAGGAGCGCCCCACCTTCGAGTACCTCCAGTCCTTCCTCGAGGACTACTTCACTGCCACCGAGCCCCAGTACCAGCCGGGGGACAACcagtga